One genomic region from Lonchura striata isolate bLonStr1 chromosome 23, bLonStr1.mat, whole genome shotgun sequence encodes:
- the BTG4 gene encoding protein BTG4, with protein sequence MKDEIAATVFFITKLVRREERLSKAEVEKFAARLTTLLLAKYKNHWYPENPSRGQAFRCIRINRHQARDPLLEQACVESQLDFSLLGLPREMTLWVDPFQVCCRYGERSRPFTVARFDGQENPELPQQISLAVGRAALDYHSSTSSDEESFSKEPRAIPTVSNPNSIYQFDFCKAPPQPWWQYLHRKPHLGEGSHFGQPRGYRSYRPTAAFAGPRVDRYHWINTKR encoded by the exons ATGAAGGATGAAATCGCTGCCACGGTTTTCTTCATCACCAAGCTGgtgaggagggaggagaggctgagcaAGGCCGAGGTGGAGAAGTTTGCAGCCAGGCTGACCACGCTCCTGTTGGCAAAGTACAAAAACCACTGGTACCCAGAGAACCCCTCCCGGGGCCAGGCCTTCAG GTGCATCAGGATCAACAGGCACCAGGCGCGGGATCCGCTGCTGGAGCAGGCCTGTGTGGAGAGCCAGCTGGACTTCAGCCTGCTGGGCTTGCCCCGGGAGATGACGCTGTGGGTGGATCCCTTCCAGGTGTGCTGCAG GTACGGGGAGAGGAGCCGGCCCTTCACCGTGGCACGCTTCGATGGGCAGGAGAACCCCGAGCTGCCCCAGCAGATcagcctggccgtgggcagggcagccctggactatcactccagcacctcctcGGATGAGGAGAGCTTCAGCAAGGAGCCCAGAGCCATCCCCACCGTCAGCAACCCCAACAGCATCTACCAG TTTGACTTCTGCAAGGCTCccccccagccctggtggcAATACCTGCACAGGAAGCCCCACCTGGGCGAGGGCTCCCACTTTGGGCAGCCCAGGGGCTACAGGAGCTACCGGCCCACGGCCGCTTTCGCTGGCCCCCGCGTGGACAGGTACCACTGGATCAACACCAAGAGGTAG